A DNA window from Enterobacter cloacae subsp. cloacae ATCC 13047 contains the following coding sequences:
- a CDS encoding cellulase family glycosylhydrolase, whose amino-acid sequence MKEQWSREQAQAWYQQKGWLCGFNYLPSTAVNWTDIWQEETFDAATIERELGWAAEAGYNTLRINLPFIVWEHDRDGLMARIDRFLTIADGRGFSTMLTLMDDCGFSGDEPYLGPQKPPVPGKHNSQAAASPGRDKVCDPDCWANIERYIRDVVRQFRDDKRVLLWDLYNEPGNRGIFATGTQEVQYDAKLETCAHELMKLAFQWVREEDPTQPLTVCAWRLPPEEEGETFFQHPLDQTALALSDVVSFHAYTHTGRMTAIIQQLQKLGRPLFCTEWLARHVGSTIEEQLPLMYAAKVAPYQWGLVRGKTQTWLPWPVVMKESTDYCRLWFHDVFEENGIPFSRREIALMQQLRKIAPKVQG is encoded by the coding sequence ATGAAAGAGCAGTGGAGCAGGGAGCAGGCACAGGCGTGGTATCAGCAAAAAGGCTGGCTGTGCGGGTTTAATTACCTGCCGTCGACGGCGGTGAATTGGACCGATATCTGGCAGGAAGAGACCTTCGATGCCGCCACCATCGAGCGCGAGCTGGGCTGGGCGGCGGAGGCGGGTTATAACACCCTGCGCATTAATCTGCCGTTTATCGTCTGGGAGCACGACCGCGACGGGCTGATGGCGCGCATCGACCGCTTTTTGACGATTGCTGACGGTCGCGGCTTCAGCACCATGCTGACCCTGATGGACGACTGCGGTTTCTCCGGCGACGAGCCGTACCTCGGCCCGCAAAAGCCGCCGGTACCGGGCAAGCACAACAGCCAGGCGGCGGCGAGCCCGGGGCGCGACAAGGTGTGCGATCCCGACTGCTGGGCAAACATTGAACGCTATATCCGCGACGTTGTCCGCCAGTTCCGCGACGATAAGCGCGTGCTGCTGTGGGATCTCTATAACGAGCCGGGCAACCGCGGCATTTTCGCGACCGGCACGCAGGAGGTGCAGTACGACGCGAAGCTGGAGACCTGCGCGCACGAGTTGATGAAGCTGGCGTTCCAGTGGGTGCGTGAAGAAGACCCGACCCAGCCGCTCACCGTCTGCGCGTGGCGTCTGCCGCCGGAAGAGGAGGGCGAGACGTTCTTCCAGCATCCGCTGGACCAGACCGCACTGGCACTCTCGGACGTGGTGAGCTTCCACGCCTACACCCACACTGGCCGTATGACGGCGATTATTCAGCAACTGCAAAAGCTTGGTCGACCGCTGTTCTGCACCGAATGGCTGGCGCGCCACGTGGGTAGCACCATCGAGGAGCAGCTTCCGCTGATGTACGCGGCGAAGGTCGCGCCGTATCAGTGGGGGCTGGTCCGCGGCAAAACCCAGACGTGGCTGCCGTGGCCGGTGGTGATGAAGGAGTCCACGGACTACTGCCGCCTCTGGTTCCACGACGTGTTCGAGGAGAACGGCATTCCGTTCTCACGCCGTGAAATCGCATTAATGCAGCAATTGCGCAAGATCGCCCCGAAAGTCCAGGGCTAA
- a CDS encoding MFS transporter, which yields MAMTMKIPSRELWSYFGYGLGQCFSFGLVGSFINYFYTDVLGISALAASTIFLIARAWDAVHDPLFASIMDTINSRFGKFRHFLLIAPLLITGVTLLSFYKIEADMTTKILYAGVTYILWGTLYAISDIPFWSMSSVMTNDSAQRTRAVTAAMLGVNAGIACANIFFPKLAAFFAQYSNDKGYFMAALVMMLVGLPLMLNGFMQIKERVPPSPEKVTIRDTFHNLRQNKPLFIVLLSFFFCVFHNVAGGLYIYFFINNLGDGSLQMAIGVMGIVAAVLCLVAPMLTRRMQKRKLFMILCGLDVAVRVVMWFIGYQQVTMLFILLGLSTLFVMMTNILTSSMIADTIEYAEYHTHKRCAAITFSGQTFTGKMSVAVGGGLIGVFLTMIGYVPQAQLQSEGVLSGLFFGICLLPAIGSLIRMGFMSRFTFTEEKHAEICRLLAERNASAKAPGGSCALPGLQKITASSQTPADLR from the coding sequence ATGGCAATGACAATGAAAATACCGTCTCGCGAGTTGTGGTCTTATTTTGGCTATGGTTTAGGTCAGTGTTTTAGCTTTGGTTTAGTGGGTTCGTTTATTAACTATTTTTACACCGACGTGCTGGGGATCTCGGCGCTGGCGGCGAGTACCATCTTCCTGATTGCCCGCGCGTGGGACGCAGTTCACGATCCGCTGTTTGCCAGCATCATGGATACCATTAACAGTCGGTTCGGCAAGTTTCGCCACTTTTTGCTGATTGCGCCGCTGCTGATCACCGGCGTCACGCTGCTGTCGTTCTATAAAATCGAAGCAGACATGACCACCAAAATCCTCTACGCCGGGGTGACGTATATCCTGTGGGGGACGCTGTATGCCATCTCCGATATCCCGTTCTGGTCGATGTCGTCGGTGATGACCAACGACTCCGCCCAGCGCACCCGCGCGGTGACGGCGGCGATGCTCGGGGTGAACGCGGGGATTGCCTGCGCCAACATCTTCTTCCCGAAGCTGGCGGCGTTCTTCGCCCAGTACAGCAATGACAAAGGCTACTTTATGGCGGCGCTGGTGATGATGCTGGTGGGCCTGCCGCTGATGCTTAACGGCTTTATGCAGATCAAGGAGCGCGTGCCGCCGAGCCCGGAAAAGGTGACCATCCGCGACACCTTCCACAACCTGCGCCAGAACAAGCCGCTGTTTATTGTCCTGCTGTCGTTCTTTTTCTGCGTGTTCCACAACGTGGCGGGCGGGCTGTATATCTACTTCTTTATCAATAATCTGGGCGACGGCAGCCTGCAGATGGCGATTGGCGTGATGGGGATTGTGGCGGCGGTGCTGTGCCTGGTCGCCCCGATGCTGACGCGCCGGATGCAGAAGCGGAAGCTGTTTATGATCCTCTGCGGGCTGGACGTGGCGGTGCGCGTGGTGATGTGGTTCATCGGCTATCAGCAGGTGACGATGCTGTTCATTCTGCTCGGCCTGAGCACGCTGTTCGTGATGATGACCAACATCCTCACCTCGTCGATGATTGCCGACACCATCGAGTACGCGGAGTACCACACTCACAAGCGCTGCGCGGCGATCACCTTCTCGGGGCAGACCTTTACCGGCAAGATGTCGGTGGCAGTGGGCGGCGGGTTAATCGGCGTGTTTCTGACGATGATCGGCTACGTGCCGCAGGCGCAACTTCAGAGCGAAGGCGTGCTGTCGGGGCTGTTCTTCGGGATTTGTTTGTTACCGGCGATTGGCTCGTTGATCCGCATGGGCTTTATGTCGCGCTTTACCTTTACCGAGGAGAAGCATGCGGAGATTTGTCGGCTGCTGGCGGAGCGGAACGCGTCTGCGAAAGCGCCGGGTGGCAGCTGCGCCTTACCCGGCCTACAGAAAATTACAGCGAGTTCACAAACGCCAGCAGATCTTCGTTGA